One segment of Burkholderia multivorans ATCC BAA-247 DNA contains the following:
- a CDS encoding electron transfer flavoprotein-ubiquinone oxidoreductase, whose product MTPASLIEQYGPRESMEYDVVIVGGGPAGLSAAIRLKQLAAEKGTEIGVCVLEKGSEIGAHILSGAVMDPRALTELFPDWKERGAPLNVEVTEDRFLFLSEKSAVQTPNWALPDNFKNHGNYVISLGNVTRWLGQQAEALGVEIFPGFPAAEILYNDDGSVKGVATGNMGVGKDGEPTENFQLGMELHAKYTLFAEGCRGHLGRQLIAKFKLDANADPQAYGIGIKELWEIDPAKHKPGLVIHTAGWPLKPDTYGGSFLYHMDNNQVVVGFVVGLGYTNPYLSPFEEFQRYKTHPSIRAFLEGGKRVSYGARAITAGGLMSLPKTVFPGGALIGDDAGFLNASRIKGSHAAIKTGMLAADAAFDAVQAGRQSDELNAYPDAFRQSWLYTELYRARNFKQWMAKGLYLGTLMVGIEQKLMGGNVPWTLHHKHADHEMLKPASQCESIVYPKPDGKLTFDRLSSVFISNTNHEENQPAHLTLKDPSVPVNVNLRTYAGPEGRFCPAAVYEFVKNDDGSDRLVINAQNCVHCKTCDIKDPTQNIVWVTPEGGGGPNYPNM is encoded by the coding sequence ATGACCCCCGCAAGCCTCATCGAGCAATACGGCCCGCGCGAATCGATGGAATACGACGTCGTGATCGTCGGCGGCGGCCCGGCCGGGCTGTCGGCCGCGATCCGGCTCAAGCAGCTGGCTGCCGAGAAAGGCACCGAGATCGGCGTGTGCGTGCTCGAGAAGGGTTCCGAGATCGGCGCGCACATCCTGTCGGGCGCGGTGATGGACCCGCGCGCGCTCACCGAGCTGTTCCCGGACTGGAAGGAACGCGGCGCGCCCTTGAACGTCGAGGTGACGGAAGACCGCTTCCTGTTCCTGTCCGAGAAGAGCGCGGTGCAAACGCCGAACTGGGCGCTGCCCGACAACTTCAAGAATCACGGCAACTACGTGATTTCGCTCGGCAACGTCACGCGCTGGCTCGGCCAGCAGGCCGAGGCGCTCGGCGTCGAAATTTTTCCCGGCTTTCCGGCCGCGGAGATTCTCTACAACGACGACGGCTCGGTGAAGGGCGTCGCGACCGGCAACATGGGCGTGGGCAAGGACGGCGAGCCGACCGAGAACTTCCAGCTCGGCATGGAACTGCACGCGAAGTACACGCTGTTCGCCGAAGGCTGCCGCGGCCATCTCGGCCGCCAGCTGATCGCGAAGTTCAAGCTCGACGCGAACGCCGATCCGCAGGCGTACGGCATCGGCATCAAGGAGCTGTGGGAAATCGATCCGGCCAAACACAAGCCGGGCCTCGTGATCCACACGGCCGGCTGGCCGCTGAAGCCGGACACCTACGGCGGCTCGTTCCTGTATCACATGGACAACAACCAGGTCGTGGTCGGCTTCGTGGTCGGTCTCGGCTATACGAACCCGTATCTGTCGCCGTTCGAGGAGTTCCAGCGCTACAAGACGCATCCGTCGATCCGCGCGTTCCTTGAAGGCGGCAAGCGCGTGTCGTACGGTGCGCGCGCGATTACTGCCGGCGGGCTGATGTCGCTGCCGAAGACGGTGTTTCCGGGCGGAGCGCTGATCGGCGACGATGCGGGCTTCCTCAACGCGTCGCGGATCAAGGGCAGCCATGCGGCGATCAAGACCGGCATGCTCGCGGCCGATGCGGCGTTCGACGCCGTGCAGGCGGGCCGTCAGAGCGACGAGCTCAATGCGTATCCCGATGCGTTCCGCCAGTCGTGGCTGTACACGGAGCTGTACCGCGCGCGCAACTTCAAGCAGTGGATGGCCAAGGGGTTGTATCTCGGCACGCTGATGGTCGGCATCGAGCAGAAGCTGATGGGCGGCAACGTGCCGTGGACGCTGCACCACAAGCATGCGGATCACGAGATGCTGAAGCCGGCGTCGCAGTGCGAGTCGATCGTCTATCCGAAGCCGGACGGCAAGCTGACGTTCGACCGCCTCTCGTCGGTGTTCATCTCGAACACGAACCACGAAGAGAACCAGCCGGCGCATCTGACGCTGAAGGATCCGAGCGTACCGGTGAACGTGAACCTGCGCACGTATGCGGGCCCGGAGGGCCGCTTCTGCCCGGCGGCCGTGTACGAGTTCGTGAAGAACGACGACGGCAGCGATCGTCTGGTGATCAACGCGCAGAACTGCGTGCACTGCAAGACCTGCGACATCAAGGACCCGACGCAGAACATCGTGTGGGTCACGCCCGAAGGCGGCGGCGGGCCGAATTATCCGAACATGTGA